The following is a genomic window from Bacteroidia bacterium.
TGACGGACGTCCCCTGACCGTGCTTTCCGCTGAACAGATGGACGAAAAGCGTTTCCTCGTCACGTTTTCCGACAGTGTCCGCTCCTTTGCCGAGATCCTCCACGCGGAGATTACTCCCCCGCCTCTCATAATTCCCCCTGTCGCGATGACGGCGCCCAATGCTGTCGTGGTCGATCTCGGAGCAATACCGAACGGAATCCCATTTTCACTGGGGCTCTCCGCCTTCAGAAAATCGACAAACCCCTGGGTGTTCGCAATAGATTCCGGCAGGGTCGAGGGAAGCCCTGTCTTGTCTGTTCTGAGAGGTCCCGCGGTTGCAGACACCTTTTTCACTTTCCCTAATCCGGTGTCCAAAGCCGCACAAGCCGGCAGCATCTCGATGTTTCTCAAATTGTCCTTCGGTGGACAGATCCTCGTGACCCTGCACGACATGCTGGGCAGAGAAATTCGTGTCCTCGCCAGGGGTGAAATGTTTTCAGGTCTCCGTCTTTTGCACCTGGATATACGTGATTTGAGCGCTGGATCCTGGTATATACGTGTTGCCGGCACGAATTCGTCCACGGTGACGCGCTTCATCGTTCTGCGTTAATGTCGCCCCATTGGAATAAACCTAAATTCAGGGATTCAGCAGGCATCTAGGCTGCATGAAATGGGGAGGGAGTCGGAACTTGTCAAAATCGAAGCGCAGAGTCTCGAAAAACACCTCAGTTTTACCATTTCTCAAAAAAAAAGTATGGCGGCTGTAACCTTCGGCCCCTTCATGTGTTATTCATAGGTGACTTCAAGGCGGACGGCACCCTGCAACCGCCCCACGCATACAGAGAACCTGCACGATGTCCGGAAAAAAAACGGCCAACATACCGGACGTGGACCTGTTCTTCAGCCTGGCAGGAGACAAAAAGGTTGCGGAAGAGGCCTTCGCCGAGCTGTACGCCCGGTACGCGGGACGCGTGTATGCCTACTGTTACCGATGCACCTCCGACCCGGACGAAGCACAGGATATTTTCCAGGAAACCTTTCTCAGGTTCTATGAAAGCGCCAAACGCGTGGATTCGATGAGCAATGTGATCGGTTTCATTCTGAAAATCTCCAGGAATCTGATACTGAATCACCGGCGCAACAAAAAACATGCTATCGACATCGAAAGTATCGAATTACTTGCCGGACCCGGTGCACTGGATGGCTCGGAGCTGCTCGGCATGCTCACCACCGCGCTCGAAATGCTGCCCGACGACTACCGCGAAGCCTTCGTGCTCCGTGAATACGAAGGCCTCTCCTACAATCAGATCGCTGAAATTCTCGATACATCGCTTACCAATGTCAAGGTCCGCATTTTCCGGGCCAAACAGCGTCTGCGCAAGATACTCTCCCCGTACCTTGCCGATGCCGCGCACTGACCAACGAATGAAACATCAGGAATAGAGACGAAGAAATGACAGAGCCCACGGATTTTATGGAATCGCGCATGCTGCATGCCTACCTCGACGGCGAGCTGGACGGCCCGCATGAAGAGGCGCTTTTTCGCATGCTCTCCGAGGACGGTGCGCTCCGGGCCGAGATGCAGGATCATCTCGCCATTCGTAAAGCTGTGCAGCATGATACGCAGGCCTTTACTCCTCCCGCCGCGGCAACAGCGGCCATATTCGGCGCACTCGGCTTCAGCATCCCTGCAGCCACTACCGCTGCCGCCTCCGGTGCGGGAAAGATCTGGTTCGCCTCCGGATCGGCCATACTCGCGGTCGTGACCTCGATGCTCCTTTCCACACTTTTCACGAGTACGGATCAGCAGATCTACGCCGACGCCGGCGTACCCGCTGCGCCCGTCATGACGCTGAACATCGAGGAATCCGCGCCACTCGGCGATATTGTTTCGTCAGCTCCAGCCGACACACGCCAAGGAAGGTCCGTATCCGACTCCCAACCAGTCCTGGAGGAGTTGCCAAAGCCCACCGCGTTCGAAGAGCAGCCGGAACAACTCGTCGAAATCGAATGTCTGCCTCCCGCTGCCTTTGGCGAACGCGGCGAGCCGGACCTGCGCGGCCTGCGAGCGCCTTTCATCCCCTACGTCAGTTTCCTGCGCATGCCGGTGGATGGAATGATGTTCTACCTGCGTAACACAGCATCGCAGTCCAGTCCCGCAGGCACCTTCGGAGCGTCCTCCGAGCTGCTCATGAACAACCTGCATATCGGCGCATTGTACCCGCTCTCGCGGTATCACGCCCTCGGTGTGGAATTCGGAAGGGAAATCTTCCCGCAAAGCTTCGATGGCACGCTGCGCGGCGCTGTCGTGCGCTACGAACAAAGCCCCGTGGTGTATTGCGCCACAGCGGTGTATCAGCTCACTGCGGGAGAAGTGCTGCCTCTCATGCATCCCTACGCACAGATTCAAGCCGGCGCGGCGTTCAATCTCGGACCCCTTGCACGAGCCGGCCTGGGCGTAGCGGTAAAACCCTTCGAGAAGATTTCTTTGCTCATCGGTGCCGAGGGTTCCATACTCGCATACAAGTTCCAGAATAAATGGTTTGACACGAAAAAACTCGGGCTTACCTACGGTCTCCGCTATGAATTCTAGGCTACGCCGCTTCCTTGTCGTCCTTCTTTCCGCATGGGCGGTTGCGAGCACCAGTGCCTGTGATTCACCCTTGGGTATCGATACCCCGCGGAAGGAGTATATCGACAAGGTATCGGAAGCCGTAGCGGTGCAGTTGTGTGATCCCGTGTCCGTCGTGCTCCCCGTCGACACCGGAGTAGCAGCGACGCACTTCTCCGCCGTGCTTGTCTTCGACGGCAGCGGCAGCATTTCCCCGCAGTTGAATCAGACGATGAAAGATGCCGGCCAGGCCTTTCTGGATTCGCTCGACGGGCAGTCGGATGAAAGCGCCGTGGTCTTTTTCAATTCCGTGGTAACCGTCTTTCAACGGATGACCACGAACGTCCCGACGCTGCGCACAGCCGTCAACGCGCTGCCGATACTCGGTGCCACCGCCATGTGGGATGGAATTTTCACGGGTTTGCTGGAACTGCAGGCACGCGGAACACATGAGCGACAGGCGCTCATCGTCATCACCGAAACGCGCGACAACAGCAGCAGCACCGGCACGCCAACGAAAATCATCTCCCTTGCGCAGTCCATGGGCGTTCCGATATACACAATTTCGATGGCCATCAGCATAGACGAAGCAAAGCTGGCGGAGATCGCCATGGAGAGCGGAGGCCAGCATTACCGCCTGCCTTCGCATGGCAGCGTGAGCGATGTATACCGCGAAATCGTTCATCGCTTGAAGACACCCTGACCTTTATCTGTGAAGACGTGAACGGCTACCGGAAGTTCGGATCACAACAATACAGGAAGCACCGTCATGAAACGCATTATCGCACTTTTCCTCATTCTGTTCGCGTCAGGAATACTGAACGCACAGGATCAGGTACTCCTCACTACTGCGCGAATGCAGGCCGGTACAGATGAGGTGCAATTCACCTTGCGTATTCACTGTAACGGTGAGCCTCTCTATACCTTGTCCCCTTCGCAACTGCAGATCGCGGAAAACAGTACGCCGGTGGAGGAATTCTCCATTATCGAGCATGCCTCGCCCACCGCACGCTATCCCATCTCCGTGGCGCTGGTGATGGATGCCAGCGGCAGCATGGTGGGCGCCGGTAATGCAGGAGCAAGGAGCGCCGGACACGATTTCGTGGATCTCATGGATGGCGTGCTCGATGAAATGACGGTGTTGTTCTTTACGAACACCGTCACCCTCTATCAGCAGATGACAACGATCAAACCAATGCTGCACGCGGCGGTGGACGCACTCTACGCGAGCGGCGCGACGGCAGTGTGGGACGGTGCGTACGCAGGACTGACGGAGGTAGCGCAAAATGGTGTCAATCCCAAACGCGCGGTGGTGCTGCTTACCGACGGTGGGGACAATTCCAGCACGTCTTCCCCTGCGAGTGTCATCGCCAAAGCAAATCAGAGCGGAATCCGGGTATTCACTGTAGGTCTGGGCACCTCGATAAACGAATCCGAACTCAAGCTGATAGCCCAGCTTACCGGCGGATTGTATTTCCAGACGCCGGATCCAACACAACTGCGGCTTATTTTCTCGACCATAGCAAATTTTATCGGTCGCGGCTTCGACGAATACACCATCAGCTACAAGACTCCCGATCCTGCGGCAGCACAGCGGCAACTGACCATCGCCGTCAATGCCTGCAATCAGTCGCTGCCCGCGCAGGGGTACGTTCTGCAATACGGAACCTTGTCCACACCACCGCTTGCTTCAGCGCTTCCCTTTACGTTGCGTCTCGATCAGAATGTCCCGAATCCGGCGTCTACCTCGACGATCTTTCGCTTCTCTCTTAAAAGCACGGGTTCCCCGCAGCCCGTACGGCTCGAGCTTTTCGATGTGCTTGGGCGGCGCATCGCCACCATTTTCGATGCGTCCATCTCTGCGGGTAGTTACAGCGTTCCCTTCGAAACGAATCAATTGTCGCAGGGTATGTATGTGATGCGGCTCAGCAGCGGTGCCGCGGTACAGTACCGCACCATGCTGTTGCAACGGTAGCCCCGGGCTCCGTTGATTACGAAGCACCCCCCGATTCGCCTCCGGGGGGTGTTTCGTTTCTGATCTCTCTGCAATCGTCCGTCAGCTCTCCGCGCGCGTTGCGCGCTCCATGAAATCCGTCATTCGGCGCACGAAGTCCATCGGATTCTCCAGATTATTTTCCACCAGTAATGCCGCGGCGTAGATCTGCTCCACGGCATCGGTGAGAACAGGATCGTCCTGTTGTTGCTGATGAATGCGGGCAAGATTGCGCACCAGGGGATGCGCCAGATTCACTTCCAGCATTTTTTTCCCGGCACTGAAATTCTTGTCCATCATGCGCATCATGCGCTCGGTTTGCGCATCGAGTCCCTGTTTACCGACGACCAATGTCGCCACACTGTCCACCAGGCGCCGCGATTCGATGACGTCTTCGACGCGATTTCCAAGAATTTCCTTGAAGCGCAACAGCAGATCTTTCGCGGTACGGCCTTTGACCGCGTCTTCCGCCTGTTCTGTATCTTTCCCGATGCTGATATCCGCTTTCTCGATGGAGACGAGCTTTTTCCCCTCGAATTCGTCCAGACTGGTGACGGTGAAAATATCCACCGGATCGATGAAGAACAGCACTTCGATGGCGTATTTGCGGAAGTACTCCAGGTTGGGATGCTTGACGGCAATGTCACGGCTTTCGGCGGTCAGGAAGTAGATCTCCTTCTGATCCTCGCCCATGGCTGCTACATAATCGCGGAGCGAGGTGTACTTGCCCGCATCGGTTTTCGATGTTTCGAAACGCAAAAGTTTGCTGATGCGCTCCCGGTTTGCGTAATCTTCGTTGATGCCGAGCTTGAGGTAGTTGCCAAAATTCTTGAAGAAGGTAGCGTATTTCTCAGGATCGGTGTTGCTCCAGTCTTCGAGCATACCGAGCATGCGGTTCGTGAGCACTTCACGAATCTTGGCGGTTACGGGGCTGGACTGCGTTACCTCACGCGAGACGTTGAGCGGCAGATCCTCGGTATCCACAACACCGCGGGCGAAGCGCAGATACTCTGGCAGCAACTCCTTGCAATCGTCCTGAACGAAAACGCGATGGATGTACAGATGCAACGATTTCTCTTCGCGCGGATCGAAGTAGCCGAACGGTGAAGCGGAGGGGACGAAAATCAGTGCCTTGAAGTTGACTCGGCCTTCGATGTTCAGATGCAGTGAATCCATCGGTTCACGAAAATCGGCCGCGATGAATTTGTAGAATTCATCCCGTTCCTCTTTCGTGACATCGTCTTTCTTTTTCTGCCACAGTGCGCTCACGGAGTTCACGCGCTCTGTGCCGATGTAAATCGTGAAATCCACGAAATTCGAATATTTCTTGATCACGGAGCGAAGGCGATAGTCCTCGGCCAGATCATGCGCGTCTTCTTTCAGAGTGAAGGAAATGCGTGTCCCACGTTCCGGCTTTTCGATTTCCTCGATGGTGAACGTCCCTTCACCCTTCGATTTCCAGCGATAGCCCTTCGAATCCGGATCCGCGTGCCTGGTTTCTATGGTGACTTCATCGGTGACCATGAACACCGAGTAAAAACCCACACCGAACTGACCAATCAGTTCTCCGCCGTCCACACTGCCGCCGGCGGTCTTCACGGTCCGGAGGAAGTCCAGCGTGCCCGAGCTGGCGACCGTACCGATGCGATCGATCAGCTCGTCGCGGGTCATGCCGATACCGCTGTCCTCGATGCTGATGGTGTGCTGTGTCGTATCGACGTTTATGCTGATTTTCAGCTCGGTGTCCGGATGCAACACCGGCGTATTGGTGACCTGCATGAAGCGGACCTTGTTCAACGCGTCGGAGGCGTTGGACACAAGCTCGCGTAAAAACACCTCGGGGTGTGTATAGAGCGAATGGATGATAAGGTGGAGAAGCTGCTTCATCTCCGCCTTGTACTCGAATTCCTGCGGCGCAGGATGTTGTTCATCAGACATGGCGCTTCCCGAATGTTGATATAAAAAACCTCAATTACAAAGGTAGCAACTGCACACACGACGAGGCAAATTCGGCCGGGTCCTCACCGGAGTCTCGGCCACGTTCAGGGGCCGGCATTTCGAAACTCACGGGGCACTTTCCTGTGGTTTCGGCTCGGTCCCTCAGCTTGGCCGATGGCAAGCACCGGAAAAGGTTCTGTGATCAGCGGAGTGCCGGACCCTGAGCGGAGAATGGCGACGCTCAACTATCGCCGAAGGGACTGGTGACAGGCTTGCCAAGGCTGCTCTTCGCGACGCAGACCACCCGATCGTCTGACGATGTTTTTCTCCTGCGTCCCAGGAATTTTTTTTTATCGTCCGTCGTTGTACTATGCTGGATATAGTGGATATAGTATGTCCTCTATGCACCGTACCTTGGATCCATCACATCCACCACCATAGAACACTCAGAGGAGAGCACAATGCTTACTGTAGGAGACAAGTTTCCCGCCTTTACGCTTCAGGCCTGCGTCAGCCGCGATCACGGGAAGGAATTCACCGAGATCACGGATCAGACCTACGCCGGCAAATGGCAGGTGATTTTCTTCTGGCCCTTGGACTTTACTTTCGTCTGTCCCACCGAAATCGCCGAATTCGGTCATCGCCACGACGACTTTGCTTCGCGCGACGCCGTCGTGCTCGGCGCCAGTGTGGACAGCCATTACGTGCACCTTGCCTGGCGCAACGATCATCCCGAGCTTAAAGATCTGCCTTTCCCTATGCTGGCGGATATCAAGCGGGAGCTCTCGTCGTCACTGGGCATTCTTGAAAAAAATGCCGGCGTGGATCTCCGCGCTACCTTCATCGTCGATCCCGATGGTATCATCCGCTGGGTAAACGTCAACGACCTCAGTGTCGGCCGCAACATCCCCGAAACGCTGCGTGTGCTCGACGCTCTGCAGACCGGTGAACTCACGCCCTGCAACTGGGAAGCCGGTCAGGAAACCCTGCACGTGTAAACTGCTTCAACGCAGGTCACGAAGAACGAGAGGAAACGCGCCCCCGGAAACGGGGGCGTTTTTTTTGCAATCCAGGATATGCCACATCCGAAATATTTTCTTCGCGACGCAACCCGTAGGGCATTTTTCCGTACCCTGTTGGTAACCGGAACGGAGAGCGGGTGTCGCTTTCACAGGTCAGCCCGAACAACCGGACCGGGAGTTTCCGATCAACGCAGGTCAGAAACGAGAGAGGAAGCCGCGCCCCCGTACGGGGGTGTCGGCATGTGGAGTAAAAACGAACGGCGATCAGTGACGATCGCCGTTGCCATTCAGACCATATTGCGGAATCAGACGGTAATGAGCGAGTCGTCCGTCCCATGGTCGTTTGGAACGTAGCTTTCCGCTTCCCAGTCATTCTCCCAACGTGCGCCATCCAGCAAAAAACGGTAGCGGTACGTTTGCCCGCTCTCGAGATACGCCGAGGCATACAAAACGCCGTCCTTGCGCGTCTTCATGGGAAGGGCAGCCGGATTCCAGTCATTGAATTCACCGCACACAGCAGCGGACTTCGCCTCAACCTCGGCCGGCAGGTAAAACGTCACCTTGCAGCTACGGCCGGATTTCATGTAACTCTTCTTTGGCATCGGATCAGATGTGATACAATGTGGCACAAAATGTAAGCAGACTTATAATATACGCAGAATACCGGCGCAATCAAATAGCTGAAAAAAGCGTATAGATCGTGTCCTTGTTCGCATTCGCGAGACAGGCCGCAACACAAGAACGCCCTTTGCGTACACCTTGTGTTCCCGTGTCGTGAACCGTTGCTCTCCGTCATGAAATCCCCGGGTAATGCAGGTGCCTCCATGAATGCCGTATTCACCTTCGTTCTCATGTTTGGCATTGCGATCTCCGTTCCGGCCGCAGAGCTGCTTGCGCAGATCGCAACCACTCCGCGTGTGCTGCAGCTGCGAAATGCATCGGCGCTTCTCCGTATCGACGGTGTGATTGACGATGCGTGGTCGGAAGCCGACTCCACCTCCGCCTTCGTGCAGCACAGTCCTTCTCACAATCAGTCGCCCTCGCGGAAAACCATCGCCAAAGTACTGACCAACGGGAATTCCCTGTATTGCCTCATGATCTGCATGGACGATGCCGCCGACATCGAAGCTCACAATGGCATACTCGACGATGGCGGCGGGGATTTCGTCTCTCTGATGATCGACACGTTTGGTGACGGCAAAAGCGCCTACAAATTTGCCGTGTCCGCCGGTGGTGTGCGTACCGATGCCAGACTCCTGGACGATGCGCGCAATCGGGATTACAATTGGGACGGCGTCTGGTTTGCCGACGCCCTGGTGTATGATTGGGGCTATGTGGTGGAAATGGAGATACCGTTTCGATCCATACAGTACGATCCGGCCCTTGAGAGCTGGGGACTGGATTTCGATCGATGGATTCCAGGCCTTGCTGAGGATATTTACTGGTGTCCGTACAACGAAAGCGAAGGGCAGCGAATCTCAAAATTCGGTCGTCTGCAATTCAACGGTGTGCGTCCCTCGATCCAGGGATTATCGTTGGAATTCTATCCCGTCGCTATCGGAAGACTGGAATACCTTCGCGAGGGCACGTACACGCACAGACCGGATGCCGGTCTGGATATGTTTTACAATCCCTCCCCGGTCCTCACACTTCAGGCGACGGTAAATCCCGATTTCGCGCAGATCGAAGCTGATCCCTTCTCTTTCAACATTTCCCGTTACGAGACATACTTCTCCGAACGCCGCCCCTTTTTCACCGAAGGAAATGAAATTTTCATGGCTGCTGGCAAACAGCATAACTCCGGTTTCTACAAACCACTTGAGCTTTTCTATTCCCGCCGCATCGGGCGCAAGCTCGCCGATGGCGGCGAGGTCCCGTTATTGGCCGGAGCGAAGGCCTTCGGCCGCGTCGGGGATTGGGAATACGGCGGCTTTACGGCAAGGACGGGAGAGACACAATACACGATGGATGGTGACAGCCGTACCGAGGAGGCGGCCTCGTTCGCGGCGGGGCGGATGAAGCACCGGCTATTGGAAAACTCCGATGTCGGTATGCTCCTCGTCGGCCGCTGGTCCGAACAGCGACACTCCGGCGTCCTGGACGTGGACGGCGCTCTCCGGGAATCCTCCTGGCAGCTCGCCTGGCAACTTGCCCGCTCCTTCAACAGCGCTGCCGAAGGCGGGTATGCGGCCTCCGCCGGCTTCACGATGCCCACGGAGCACTGGCTTGTGCTCGTTCGTGGGCGTGCCGTCGATACGCGATTCGACGTAGCGGATGTCGGCTATGTACCGTGGCGCGGCACCGCGGAGCTCGTCGCCCTGACGGGGCCCACCTGGTATTTGAAGGATAATCCGATACGCTATATCTCTCTCTACGGGGGCGGCGCGTTAGGGTATGAGGATGCCGATCTGTTTACCGACCTTATCGCGCTATTGGGGGGAAACCTCTCCTTTCGTGCAAATCATGGCGGAGAGATCAACCTCAGCTACGGCCGCGCGAAGGACGGAGGACAAGAGTACACTTCCTACGAAGCGAATTTTTCCACCTGGTTCAATATCCATCCCCGCTGGAGCGCCAATGTTTGGGGCGGCTACAGCCGGGGTTGGAACTTCGCGAGGGACTGGCTCGGCTTTTACACCTGGGCGGGGATGTCCTTCTCATGCAAACCCACCACGGGAATCTCTTTTGAAGTGGACCTGAATACCCATTGCGAGGGTAATCCCGATAATGAGATTGTGGACGTCATTGTCAATTCTCGTCCCGGCTTCACCATTGTACCGGTAAACGATCTCAGCATACGCCTGTACGTGGACAATACCTACAGATCATCGTCCGATCGCATCGAGCAGTGGATCACTGGTCTGCTCTTCAGCTGGAATTTCCTGCCAAAAAGCTGGGTGTATTTCGCCATCAACGATCTGCGCGATATCCATCACCCGGGAGGCTCAACACCCGCAGAGCGGGCGGTTATGCGTGTCCGTGACCAGGCCGCCGTACTGAAACTGAAGTACCTCTATTATCTCTGACCGGGTCGCGTCCCATTCAGCTGCGATACCCGGCGCCTGCGCACTGCGGAAGTCCGGATAACGCATCCTTCGATACCACGGGACACGACGCGATGTGAAACTTCTTCCACAATCTTCGGAATACTTTCGACCATGACCATACACAGAAATCTTCGACACGAATTCCCGGATACGCGGGAGGCTGAAAGAGTGGAGGCGGAGGGCTGGTCTGCCGTGTACGCTGCAGCTCCGCCGGAACTCGCGTTGAAAACATCCGAAATCGCCGGAGCCACCTTGCTCATCGCCCCTTCCATTGATATCCTTGCCTATAACCGTGTGCTGAGTTTCGGCCTGAATGAGGTGCCGCATCAAAAGGATTTGCAGGAGATAATCCAAACCTACGCTTCCGCAGGTGTCGGACGTTTTTTTCTGCAACTGCCTCCTGAAGCGGATCGCGACGGGATATCGGAGATGCTCTATGCGCAGGGTTTTCGTCCGTATAACGACTGGGCGAAACTGCGACGCGGTGTTGCGGATATTCCGGAGTTTGCAGTCTGTGCCGATATCCGTCATGCCACACCCGCGGATGGCCCGGTGTATGCGGAAATTCTCATCGAGGCCTTCGACTGGACACCGGAACTCTCCGGCCTCCTGTCCTGCACCATCGGCAAGAATGGCTGGTCGCATTACCTTGCGCTGGTCGACGGGGAGGCGGCTGCCTGTGCCGCACTGTACAGGACCGGGACGACGGCGGCGCTGGCCATGGCGGGCACACGCCCGCGCTTCCGCGGGTCGGGTTTGCAACCCGCGCTGATCCGCCGACGATTGCTGGACTGCGCGGGAGCCGGCGTGCAGACGGTTGTTACGGAAACCGGTGTTGACGGACCCGACCATCCGTCGCCGTCATTCCGCAACATGCGCAAGGCCGGATTTGAACTCGCGTATTTGCGACGGAACTGGCTCTTCGAGGGATAATCCCGCTTTGTCGCAGACAGATTGCGTCTCGTCTCCTTGTCCCGAAACTCCACCGCATGTACCTTTGAATCACGGTTCAGGAATATTCGCGGTAGCACATGCGTCGACGCAGCGGGAATAAATCACAGGATATCACAGACGCGGCGGTCAAGGTGTTTGCCCGCGACGGCTTCCACGGGGCGAAAATCACACGCATCGCTCAGGAGGCCGGCGTCGCGACGGGGAGTGTCTATCTGTATTTTCGCAATAAGGAGAGTATTCTCCATCATCTGTTCAATGAAATCTGGCAACGCATTCGCGACCAACTCGCTATCGTCATTTCGCGTCACGACACCACCCCGCGGGAAAAGGTCGAGGAAATCATTGACCGCGTCGTCATGCTGTTCTCGAAGAATCCCGACCTTGCGCTGGTCTTCGTCAACGAGCAGCATCATCTGGTCCGCAAGGGCAGTGCGGAATTCATACGGTATTACGAGGATTTTCTCAAGCTCGGTGAGGACGTCGTGCGCGAGGGCATACGCCGCGGAGAGTTCCGTCCGGAAATTGACCCGCGTGTAGCCAGTAATTTCGTGTTCGGTGGCCTGTATCAGTTGCTGCAACGCTGGGCCATCTCGCAAGGGGAGTTTCCCCTGATCACGATACGCCGCGGCATTCGCGCTATCGCTGTCAGCGGATTGATGAAGGAGAGCGCTACGACAGAGTCGCCGCGTGTAACCTGATGAGCTGTTCGGTGCTGATTCCTACTGCCGACTGATGAAAATGCGGAAGGTTTGTTGCCGCTGTCGGCCAATGAAGCGCAGCAGATAGGGCCCCGACGGAAGCCCGCCAAGATCTATCGTCAGCTTGCCGTCCCCATCGGAAAGCAGGGATTCGGCGCTGTGAACCTTCCTTCCGAGCATGTCAGACACCTCGAGGAGCACACGCTGCGGAGGAGCATCCTTCAGCTCCAGGGTAACCATTCCGTTGCCGGGATTCGGGTATACCGCAATGGCTGGGCCTGTCACGGATGCCTGCATAGCCGCATCGGACGTTCCTTCCGGACAATCAGGCAATTGCATACGGATGCCGAAATGCTCCGTCGCATGCCTGCCCACCGAACAGTGCCGATAACGCAGAAAATCGAATACACTTCCGAGGCAGTGCAGCCAGGTGCAATAGTCCTGCAGCATGGGGAAACGCTGAATCTGTCGCGGGATTTCAGAATTGATCTGCAGCGTGATATCGCGAAACAGGGGAGACATTGTCTCAAATGCAAATTCATTATTCAGTACATGCTCGAGACGACGGAAAAACCGTGCATTGAAATCGTCGTTGGTCAACAGTTTTCTGAGGAACAGTGTCGAGCGCGCGTTCGTGGGCCAGGGCTGGTCTTTGGTGCACAGCGCGTTCTCGAACGCATCGAAGTCCGCCATGGTCATGGCGGCATCACCATCGAAATACATCCAGCGCCAACGCGCACCGTCCTTTCTCTCGCGCCACATCTTCATGTTCGTTACCGGCCAATCCGTATTTGCTATCACGATCTCCAGCAACTGATAATCAATGAAATTGTCTACATCGATCCAGGAGGATACGACGTCCATGACGGAATCCTTCGTGAGATCCGCATGCTCGATGAAGGAATACAACGACTGGAAATTTTCTCCTGAACCATGGTCGGGCCAACCCGTCCAATCCACGATGATGTCAATGCTGTCCGCCGATACTCCGGTAGCTCCCTCCACGAAGTGTTCATCCATTTTCTCCTGAATAAAGTAGATGCCCCAGTAGGCACCATTGAGATAGAGTACGGCGGGACGACTTGCGGGCCAATCAACATCAACCATTGAGGCCAGCTTTCCGCCCATAATGTCCTC
Proteins encoded in this region:
- a CDS encoding TetR/AcrR family transcriptional regulator, with protein sequence MRRRSGNKSQDITDAAVKVFARDGFHGAKITRIAQEAGVATGSVYLYFRNKESILHHLFNEIWQRIRDQLAIVISRHDTTPREKVEEIIDRVVMLFSKNPDLALVFVNEQHHLVRKGSAEFIRYYEDFLKLGEDVVREGIRRGEFRPEIDPRVASNFVFGGLYQLLQRWAISQGEFPLITIRRGIRAIAVSGLMKESATTESPRVT
- a CDS encoding carbohydrate binding family 9 domain-containing protein; amino-acid sequence: MNAVFTFVLMFGIAISVPAAELLAQIATTPRVLQLRNASALLRIDGVIDDAWSEADSTSAFVQHSPSHNQSPSRKTIAKVLTNGNSLYCLMICMDDAADIEAHNGILDDGGGDFVSLMIDTFGDGKSAYKFAVSAGGVRTDARLLDDARNRDYNWDGVWFADALVYDWGYVVEMEIPFRSIQYDPALESWGLDFDRWIPGLAEDIYWCPYNESEGQRISKFGRLQFNGVRPSIQGLSLEFYPVAIGRLEYLREGTYTHRPDAGLDMFYNPSPVLTLQATVNPDFAQIEADPFSFNISRYETYFSERRPFFTEGNEIFMAAGKQHNSGFYKPLELFYSRRIGRKLADGGEVPLLAGAKAFGRVGDWEYGGFTARTGETQYTMDGDSRTEEAASFAAGRMKHRLLENSDVGMLLVGRWSEQRHSGVLDVDGALRESSWQLAWQLARSFNSAAEGGYAASAGFTMPTEHWLVLVRGRAVDTRFDVADVGYVPWRGTAELVALTGPTWYLKDNPIRYISLYGGGALGYEDADLFTDLIALLGGNLSFRANHGGEINLSYGRAKDGGQEYTSYEANFSTWFNIHPRWSANVWGGYSRGWNFARDWLGFYTWAGMSFSCKPTTGISFEVDLNTHCEGNPDNEIVDVIVNSRPGFTIVPVNDLSIRLYVDNTYRSSSDRIEQWITGLLFSWNFLPKSWVYFAINDLRDIHHPGGSTPAERAVMRVRDQAAVLKLKYLYYL